A region from the Benincasa hispida cultivar B227 chromosome 10, ASM972705v1, whole genome shotgun sequence genome encodes:
- the LOC120087878 gene encoding GDSL esterase/lipase At1g06990-like, with translation MAAANFIALAVHMIWLLLSKPCNAVEPKTSRAFPAIFIFGDSTVDTGNNNYILTLFKANYKPYGRDFPGQIPTGRFSNGKLVPDILASLLGIKELVPAFLDPKLSDDDLRTGVSFGSAGSGYDDLTTTISGVIPVLKQIDLFENYIQRLERIVGEEEAKTILSGGLTVVSAGTNDFLFNFYDIPRRSLEYDISGYQAFVHGRLQSFIKGLYQLGCRNMLVAGLPPIGCLPIQETLAFQDPKNRKCVEHQNSDSQNYNHKLTKLLHDLQELLPGSTIHYVDIYNPVIDIIKHPQKYGFVQTTKGCCGTGLAESGPLCNPKTPTCEEPKKYLFWDSVHPTESTYYFVSNSILKQLGSYLIQNRSSP, from the exons ATGGCTGCGGCTAACTTCATTGCTCTGGCAGTGCACATGATTTGGCTGCTTCTTAGCAAACCATGCAATGCTGTAGAGCCTAAAACTTCACGAGCTTTTCCTGCGATTTTCATATTTGGTGATTCCACAGTTGATACCGGTAATAACAACTACATCCTCACCTTGTTCAAAGCCAATTACAAACCATATGGCAGAGATTTCCCTGGCCAGATTCCCACAGGAAGGTTCTCCAATGGAAAACTCGTTCCTGATATTCTGGCATCCTTATTAGGGATAAAGGAACTAGTTCCTGCATTTCTAGATCCCAAGCTATCTGATGATGACCTGAGAACCGGTGTTAGTTTTGGGTCAGCAGGGTCTGGTTATGATGATCTTACTACTACTATATCCGGTGTCATTCCAGTGCTAAAGCAGATTGATCTTTTTGAGAATTACATTCAAAGACTAGAAAGAATTGTGGGTGAAGAGGAGGCTAAAACGATTCTCAGTGGTGGTTTGACTGTTGTAAGTGCAGGAACTAAtgatttcctttttaatttctatGACATTCCTAGAAGGTCATTGGAGTACGACATCAGTGGTTACCAAGCCTTTGTGCATGGCAGGCTACAAAGTTTTATCAAG GGATTGTATCAGCTTGGATGTCGCAACATGCTTGTAGCAGGGCTTCCTCCAATTGGTTGCCTGCCTATTCAAGAGACTTTAGCATTCCAGGATCCTAAAAATCGAAAATGTGTGGAACATCAAAACTCAGATTCCCAAAATTACAATCACAAGCTCACCAAGTTACTGCACGATTTACAAGAACTACTTCCTGGAAGCACAATTCACTACGTTGACATTTACAATCCAGTGATCGACATAATTAAGCATCCACAAAAATACG GTTTCGTACAAACTACAAAAGGGTGCTGTGGTACCGGTTTGGCGGAATCAGGACCCCTGTGTAATCCAAAGACACCAACGTGTGAGGAGCCTAAGAAATACTTGTTTTGGGATAGTGTTCATCCTACTGAATCAACCTACTACTTCGTTTCCAACTCCATTCTCAAGCAACTCGGCTCCTATCTGATTCAGAATCGATCTTCTCCCTAA